One Sparus aurata chromosome 5, fSpaAur1.1, whole genome shotgun sequence genomic window carries:
- the LOC115582258 gene encoding protein transport protein Sec24C isoform X1, whose protein sequence is MDAPTANQSQTPCQAWAGQNGWSPASPQAAPSNPLLGFQHLSLGSPSDQRPCYDHLKASNQSDITTLSSSSNTHHSALYANNGDQSEQRVNPDARVSSAVPSASQGRNIPPCSLPLLNEGTQPCKPHQMPYYSPYSPYQAISPPLHSPYTHQGLLNGPQSPHQKHLPISSPSFGQCVNQSPQCTPQPAFERANVESSVGYTYSHASPTSPIQQQPQWTLTPHCKGPINEFVASTGAQDKNITPQSPNSESRYGLDPELLPSAVKVIAEDKAEWEGKVFVSEPFSRLPPLATTSCTVEDRGNASPLAIRSISYCVPCEGQTALLSRLPLGAVVTPLVKQNAEEKPLPVCKEEECVTGCGWCGASMCPAMGWQDCGQRFYCPFCGKLSEVPWQHYQPTKGVEGVRVDKDKRPELNMGSYEILNSQKGEPAALLLAIDVSPSALRGGHLEFATQQILALLTSLKREDGDALSDVHVGLMTYDSRIHLYDLSPALSRPHMLVITETEDLQLPVREGLLVSLKDCIDSVESVLQHIPQYSPECDGSSGVTMELPAKAGLAVLKALSCPGKLLIFHTAPLIEIGHTNSSSGFFGSNKPKSIFQPSELTISLAKECVSHGCGVHLFVLSQQDVGGAWPGHIPHLTGGSLHTYSHLQGELDKERFSTDLKKTVETDSGYKAELRIFVSKDMRVSGCYGLFIPGPSPGHVTMATLDHFTTLAVELAHSRSLDETRAVAIQAVLSYSTQTGDRRTRVHTLTLRCSHHLQDAFRQYQAQTLLTFYCKKIYCAVLERPLQELREELQTEVTEALASYRKHCCSASVSAGQLVLPQYLRALPVYINSLRKSEVLLPGLRSSVHQRLQQRCQVLRMDTRSTSTQFYPLLLPLPLSADSSTPPHPEEALRCCAASLEPRGLYLVHAPLTLLLWVGTQVPACTLVELFNTSCFSSLPSGETKLPVLENHLSITVRSLIDTLNSEAPYARKLWVVKQGDSCEEALQRHLVEDKSPNGGASYADFLYHLHVNSVRILQ, encoded by the exons ATGGACGCtcccacagccaatcagagccagACACCCTGCCAGGCGTGGGCGGGCCAGAACGGCTGGTCCCCTGCTTCACCTCAAGCAGCCCCCAGCAACCCTCTGCTGGGTTTTCAGCATCTCAGCCTGGGCTCTCCTTCTGACCAGAGACCCTGCTATGATCACCTGAAGGCGTCCAACCAGAGCGACATCACCACGCTTTCATCCAGCAGCAACACTCATCACAGCGCGCTTTACGCTAATAATGGTGATCAGAGTGAGCAGCGTGTCAATCCTGATGCTCGTGTGTCATCCGCAGTTCCATCTGCAAGCCAAGGAAGAAACATACCTCCatgttctctccctcttctgaACGAAGGGACGCAGCCATGCAAGCCACATCAAATGCCATATTACTCCCCTTACAGCCCCTACCAAGCAATATCTCCCCCTTTGCACTCTCCATACACACACCAAGGTTTATTGAATGGACCTCAGTCAccacatcaaaaacatctgcCCATCAGCTCTCCATCGTTTGGACAATGTGTAAACCAGAGTCCACAGTGCACACCTCAGCCTGCATTTGAGAGGGCAAACGTGGAATCCTCTGTCGGATACACCTACAGTCATGCCTCGCCTACCTCTCCTATCCAACAGCAGCCTCAGTGGACACTTACACCACACTGTAAAG GACCCATAAACGAGTTTGTGGCCAGCACGGGTGCACAGGACAAGAACATCACACCCCAG TCTCCTAACTCTGAGTCTCGTTATGGCCTCGACCCAGAGCTCCTACCCAGTGCT GTGAAGGTGATTGCAGAGGACAAGGCAGAGTGGGAGGGCAAAGTCTTCGTCTCAGAGCCCTTTTCCCGTCTTCCTCCTCTGGCTACTACTTCTTGTACCGTAGAAGACAGAG GTAATGCGAGTCCTTTGGCCATCCGCTCCATCTCGTACTGCGTGCCCTGTGAGGGTCAGACTGCCCTACTCAGCCGTCTGCCGCTGGGAGCTGTGGTCACCCCCCTTGTAAAACAAAATGCTGAAGAG AAGCCCCTGCCCGTATGCAAAGAGGAAGAGTGTGTTACGGGATGTGGCTGGTGCGGAGCCTCGATGTGCCCGGCGATGGGCTGGCAGGACTGTGGACAGAGGTTTTACTGCCCCTTCTGTGGTAAACTCAGTGAAG TGCCGTGGCAACACTACCAGCCCACCAAAGGGGTGGAGGGGGTTCGGGTGGATAAAGACAAGAGGCCAGAGCTCAATATGGGCTCGTACGAGATACTCAATTCCCAGAAG GGTGAACCTGCTGCACTGCTTCTAGCCATAGATGTTTCTCCCTCAGCGCTTAGAGGAGGACATTTGGAGTTTGCGACACAACAAATACTCGCGCTGCTCACCTCTCTGAAGAG GGAGGATGGTGATGCCTTGTCAGACGTCCATGTTGGGTTGATGACGTATGACAGCAGGATCCACCTGTACGACCTCAGCCCCGCCCTGTCCCGACCACACATGCTGGTCATCACTGAGACAGAAGACCTGCAGCTTCCTGTGAGGGAGGGGCTTCTGGTGTCCCTGAAAGACTGTATCGACAGTGTCGAAAG tgtgttgCAGCATATTCCTCAGTATTCTCCAGAGTGTGATGGCTCCAGCGGAGTTACCATGGAGCTGCCTGCGAAAGCCGGGCTAGCTGTACTGAAG GCCCTGAGTTGTCCTGGGAAGCTGCTGATCTTCCATACTGCCCCTCTGATAGAGATAGGACACACCAACTCATCCTCAGGGTTCTTTGGCTCCAACAAACCAAAG TCCATCTTTCAGCCATCAGAGCTAACCATCTCATTGGCTAAGGAGTGCGTCAGTCATGGCTGCGGCGTTCACCTGTTTGTCCTGTCCCAGCAAGACGTGGGCGGAGCTTGGCCGGGGCATATTCCACATCTAACAGGTGGAAGTCTGCACACCTACAGCCACCTCCAG GGTGAACTGGACAAAGAGCGTTTCAGCACTGACCTAAAGAAGACTGTAGAGACGGACTCAGGCTACAAGGCTGAGCTCAGGATTTTTGTCAGCAAAG ATATGCGTGTGTCCGGGTGTTATGGACTTTTTATCCCTGGGCCCAGTCCTGGCCatgtcaccatggcaaccctTGATCACTTTACAACACTGGCTGTGGAGCTCGCGCACAGCAGATCTCTGGATGAGACGAGAGCTGTCGCTATACAG GCTGTATTGTCCTACAGCAcccagacaggagacaggaggacCAGGGTTCACACTCTGACCCTGCGATGCTCACATCACCTGCAGGACGCCTTCCGGCAGTACCAGGCCCAGACGCTTCTCACCTTCTACTGCAAAAAGA TTTACTGTGCAGTGTTGGAGCGCCCTCTACAGGAGCTGAGGGAGGAACTGCAGACAGAGGTAACAGAAGCGTTGGCGTCCTATCGGAAacactgctgctctgcttcAGTGTCTGCTGGACAG CTTGTCCTCCCTCAGTACCTGCGAGCTCTTCCTGTTTACATCAACAGTCTGAGGAAAAGCGAGGTGCTGCTGCCGGGCCTGCGGAGCTCCGTCCACCAGCGGCTGCAGCAGCGCTGCCAGGTGCTCCGCATGGACACCCGCAGCACCTCCACACAGTTCTACCCTCTACTGCTGCCTCTG CCACTGTCAGCCGACAGCTCCACCCCTCCACACCCAGAGGAGGCCCTGCGCTGCTGTGCTGCCAGCCTTGAGCCCAGAGGTCTGTACTTGGTTCATGCACCTCTCACCCTGCTGCTCTGGGTGGGCACCCAAGTCCCAGCATGCACCCTGGTTGAGCTCTTCAACACCAGCTGCTTCTCCTCCCTGCCCTCTGGAGAG aCCAAGCTGCCAGTTCTTGAAAACCATCTGTCCATCACTGTTCGATCCCTCATCGATACACTGAACTCCGAAGCACCCTACGCCCGCAAG cTGTGGGTGGTGAAGCAGGGTGACTCCTGCGAGGAGGCCCtgcagcgccacctggtggaGGACAAGAGTCCCAACGGAGGAGCGTCCTACGCAGACTTCCTGTACCATCTCCACGTCAACTCTGTCCGGATTCTGCAATGa
- the LOC115582258 gene encoding protein transport protein Sec24C isoform X2 — protein sequence MDAPTANQSQTPCQAWAGQNGWSPASPQAAPSNPLLGFQHLSLGSPSDQRPCYDHLKASNQSDITTLSSSSNTHHSALYANNGDQSEQRVNPDARVSSAVPSASQGRNIPPCSLPLLNEGTQPCKPHQMPYYSPYSPYQAISPPLHSPYTHQGLLNGPQSPHQKHLPISSPSFGQCVNQSPQCTPQPAFERANVESSVGYTYSHASPTSPIQQQPQWTLTPHCKGPINEFVASTGAQDKNITPQSPNSESRYGLDPELLPSAVKVIAEDKAEWEGKVFVSEPFSRLPPLATTSCTVEDRGNASPLAIRSISYCVPCEGQTALLSRLPLGAVVTPLVKQNAEEPLPVCKEEECVTGCGWCGASMCPAMGWQDCGQRFYCPFCGKLSEVPWQHYQPTKGVEGVRVDKDKRPELNMGSYEILNSQKGEPAALLLAIDVSPSALRGGHLEFATQQILALLTSLKREDGDALSDVHVGLMTYDSRIHLYDLSPALSRPHMLVITETEDLQLPVREGLLVSLKDCIDSVESVLQHIPQYSPECDGSSGVTMELPAKAGLAVLKALSCPGKLLIFHTAPLIEIGHTNSSSGFFGSNKPKSIFQPSELTISLAKECVSHGCGVHLFVLSQQDVGGAWPGHIPHLTGGSLHTYSHLQGELDKERFSTDLKKTVETDSGYKAELRIFVSKDMRVSGCYGLFIPGPSPGHVTMATLDHFTTLAVELAHSRSLDETRAVAIQAVLSYSTQTGDRRTRVHTLTLRCSHHLQDAFRQYQAQTLLTFYCKKIYCAVLERPLQELREELQTEVTEALASYRKHCCSASVSAGQLVLPQYLRALPVYINSLRKSEVLLPGLRSSVHQRLQQRCQVLRMDTRSTSTQFYPLLLPLPLSADSSTPPHPEEALRCCAASLEPRGLYLVHAPLTLLLWVGTQVPACTLVELFNTSCFSSLPSGETKLPVLENHLSITVRSLIDTLNSEAPYARKLWVVKQGDSCEEALQRHLVEDKSPNGGASYADFLYHLHVNSVRILQ from the exons ATGGACGCtcccacagccaatcagagccagACACCCTGCCAGGCGTGGGCGGGCCAGAACGGCTGGTCCCCTGCTTCACCTCAAGCAGCCCCCAGCAACCCTCTGCTGGGTTTTCAGCATCTCAGCCTGGGCTCTCCTTCTGACCAGAGACCCTGCTATGATCACCTGAAGGCGTCCAACCAGAGCGACATCACCACGCTTTCATCCAGCAGCAACACTCATCACAGCGCGCTTTACGCTAATAATGGTGATCAGAGTGAGCAGCGTGTCAATCCTGATGCTCGTGTGTCATCCGCAGTTCCATCTGCAAGCCAAGGAAGAAACATACCTCCatgttctctccctcttctgaACGAAGGGACGCAGCCATGCAAGCCACATCAAATGCCATATTACTCCCCTTACAGCCCCTACCAAGCAATATCTCCCCCTTTGCACTCTCCATACACACACCAAGGTTTATTGAATGGACCTCAGTCAccacatcaaaaacatctgcCCATCAGCTCTCCATCGTTTGGACAATGTGTAAACCAGAGTCCACAGTGCACACCTCAGCCTGCATTTGAGAGGGCAAACGTGGAATCCTCTGTCGGATACACCTACAGTCATGCCTCGCCTACCTCTCCTATCCAACAGCAGCCTCAGTGGACACTTACACCACACTGTAAAG GACCCATAAACGAGTTTGTGGCCAGCACGGGTGCACAGGACAAGAACATCACACCCCAG TCTCCTAACTCTGAGTCTCGTTATGGCCTCGACCCAGAGCTCCTACCCAGTGCT GTGAAGGTGATTGCAGAGGACAAGGCAGAGTGGGAGGGCAAAGTCTTCGTCTCAGAGCCCTTTTCCCGTCTTCCTCCTCTGGCTACTACTTCTTGTACCGTAGAAGACAGAG GTAATGCGAGTCCTTTGGCCATCCGCTCCATCTCGTACTGCGTGCCCTGTGAGGGTCAGACTGCCCTACTCAGCCGTCTGCCGCTGGGAGCTGTGGTCACCCCCCTTGTAAAACAAAATGCTGAAGAG CCCCTGCCCGTATGCAAAGAGGAAGAGTGTGTTACGGGATGTGGCTGGTGCGGAGCCTCGATGTGCCCGGCGATGGGCTGGCAGGACTGTGGACAGAGGTTTTACTGCCCCTTCTGTGGTAAACTCAGTGAAG TGCCGTGGCAACACTACCAGCCCACCAAAGGGGTGGAGGGGGTTCGGGTGGATAAAGACAAGAGGCCAGAGCTCAATATGGGCTCGTACGAGATACTCAATTCCCAGAAG GGTGAACCTGCTGCACTGCTTCTAGCCATAGATGTTTCTCCCTCAGCGCTTAGAGGAGGACATTTGGAGTTTGCGACACAACAAATACTCGCGCTGCTCACCTCTCTGAAGAG GGAGGATGGTGATGCCTTGTCAGACGTCCATGTTGGGTTGATGACGTATGACAGCAGGATCCACCTGTACGACCTCAGCCCCGCCCTGTCCCGACCACACATGCTGGTCATCACTGAGACAGAAGACCTGCAGCTTCCTGTGAGGGAGGGGCTTCTGGTGTCCCTGAAAGACTGTATCGACAGTGTCGAAAG tgtgttgCAGCATATTCCTCAGTATTCTCCAGAGTGTGATGGCTCCAGCGGAGTTACCATGGAGCTGCCTGCGAAAGCCGGGCTAGCTGTACTGAAG GCCCTGAGTTGTCCTGGGAAGCTGCTGATCTTCCATACTGCCCCTCTGATAGAGATAGGACACACCAACTCATCCTCAGGGTTCTTTGGCTCCAACAAACCAAAG TCCATCTTTCAGCCATCAGAGCTAACCATCTCATTGGCTAAGGAGTGCGTCAGTCATGGCTGCGGCGTTCACCTGTTTGTCCTGTCCCAGCAAGACGTGGGCGGAGCTTGGCCGGGGCATATTCCACATCTAACAGGTGGAAGTCTGCACACCTACAGCCACCTCCAG GGTGAACTGGACAAAGAGCGTTTCAGCACTGACCTAAAGAAGACTGTAGAGACGGACTCAGGCTACAAGGCTGAGCTCAGGATTTTTGTCAGCAAAG ATATGCGTGTGTCCGGGTGTTATGGACTTTTTATCCCTGGGCCCAGTCCTGGCCatgtcaccatggcaaccctTGATCACTTTACAACACTGGCTGTGGAGCTCGCGCACAGCAGATCTCTGGATGAGACGAGAGCTGTCGCTATACAG GCTGTATTGTCCTACAGCAcccagacaggagacaggaggacCAGGGTTCACACTCTGACCCTGCGATGCTCACATCACCTGCAGGACGCCTTCCGGCAGTACCAGGCCCAGACGCTTCTCACCTTCTACTGCAAAAAGA TTTACTGTGCAGTGTTGGAGCGCCCTCTACAGGAGCTGAGGGAGGAACTGCAGACAGAGGTAACAGAAGCGTTGGCGTCCTATCGGAAacactgctgctctgcttcAGTGTCTGCTGGACAG CTTGTCCTCCCTCAGTACCTGCGAGCTCTTCCTGTTTACATCAACAGTCTGAGGAAAAGCGAGGTGCTGCTGCCGGGCCTGCGGAGCTCCGTCCACCAGCGGCTGCAGCAGCGCTGCCAGGTGCTCCGCATGGACACCCGCAGCACCTCCACACAGTTCTACCCTCTACTGCTGCCTCTG CCACTGTCAGCCGACAGCTCCACCCCTCCACACCCAGAGGAGGCCCTGCGCTGCTGTGCTGCCAGCCTTGAGCCCAGAGGTCTGTACTTGGTTCATGCACCTCTCACCCTGCTGCTCTGGGTGGGCACCCAAGTCCCAGCATGCACCCTGGTTGAGCTCTTCAACACCAGCTGCTTCTCCTCCCTGCCCTCTGGAGAG aCCAAGCTGCCAGTTCTTGAAAACCATCTGTCCATCACTGTTCGATCCCTCATCGATACACTGAACTCCGAAGCACCCTACGCCCGCAAG cTGTGGGTGGTGAAGCAGGGTGACTCCTGCGAGGAGGCCCtgcagcgccacctggtggaGGACAAGAGTCCCAACGGAGGAGCGTCCTACGCAGACTTCCTGTACCATCTCCACGTCAACTCTGTCCGGATTCTGCAATGa